In a genomic window of Theropithecus gelada isolate Dixy chromosome 15, Tgel_1.0, whole genome shotgun sequence:
- the ARRDC1 gene encoding arrestin domain-containing protein 1 isoform X2, with translation MGRVQLFEISLSHGRVVYSPGEPLAGTVRVRLGAPLPFRAIRVTCTGSCGVSNKANDAAWVAEEDYFNSSLSLADKGSLPAGEHSFPFQFLLPATAPTSFEGPFGKIVHQVRAAIHTPRFSKDHKCSLVFYILSPLNLNSIPDIEQPNVASATKKFSYKLVKTGSVVLTASTDLRGYVVGQALQLHADIENQSGKDTSPVVASLLQKVSYKAKRWIHDVRTIAEVEGAGVKAWRRAQWHEQILVPALPQSALPGCSLIHIDYYLQVSLKAPEATVTLPVFIGNIAVNHAPLSPRPGPGLPPWAPPLVVPSAPPQEEAEAAAGGPHFLDPVSLSTKSHSQQQPLLATLGSVPGAPEPCPQDGSPASYPLRPPLCISTGATVPYFAEGSGGPVPTTSTLILPPEYSSWGYPYEAPPSYEQSCGGVDPSLTPES, from the exons CCATCCGGGTGACCTGCACGGGTTCCTGCGGGGTCTCCAACAAGGCTAACGACGCAGCGTGGGTAGCGGAGGAGGACTACTTCAACAGTTCCCTGTCGCTGGCGGACAAGG GGAGTCTGCCCGCTGGTGAGCACAGCTTCCCCTTCCAGTTCCTGCTTCCTG CCACAGCACCCACATCCTTTGAGGGTCCTTTTGGGAAGATCGTGCACCAGGTGAGGGCCGCCATCCACACGCCACGGTTTTCCAAGGATCACAAGTGCAGCCTCGTGTTCTATATCTTGAGCCCCCTGAATCTGAACAGCATCCCAGACATTGAG CAACCCAATGTGGCCTCTGCCACCAAGAAGTTCTCCTACAAGCTGGTGAAGACAGGCAGCGTGGTCCTCACAGCCAGCACTGATCTCCGCGGCTATGTGGTGGGGCAGGCACTGCAGCTGCACGCCGACATTGAGAACCAGTCAGGCAAGGACACCAGCCCTGTGGTGGCCAGTCTGCTGCAG AAAGTGTCCTATAAGGCCAAGCGCTGGATCCACGACGTACGGACCATTGCAGAGGTGGAGGGTGCGGGCGTCAAGGCCTGGCgacgggcacagtggcatgaGCAGATCCTGGTGCCTGCTTTGCCCCAGTCGGCCCTGCCAGGCTGCAGCCTCATCCACATCGACTACTACTTACAG GTCTCTCTGAAGGCACCGGAAGCTACTGTGACCCTCCCGGTCTTCATTGGCAATATTGCTGTGAACCATGCCCCACTGAGCCCCCGGCCAGGTCCAGGGCTGCCTCCCTGGGCCCCACCCCTGGTGGTGCCTTCTGCACCACCCCAGGAGGAGGCCGAGGCTGCGGCTGGCGGCCCCCACTTCTTGGACCCGGTCTCCCTCTCCACCAAGAGCCATTCGCAGCAGCAGCCCCTGCTGGCCACCTTGGGTTCTGTGCCTGGTGCCCCCGAGCCCTGTCCTCAGGATGGCAGCCCTGCCTCATATCCGCTGCGGCCTCCCTTGTGCATTTCAACAGGTGCCACTGTCCCCTACTTTGCAGAGGGCTCTGGGGGGCCAGTGCCTACCACCAGCACCTTGATTCTTCCTCCAGAGTACAGCTCTTGGGGCTACCCCTATG AGGCCCCACCGTCCTATGAGCAGAGCTGCGGCGGCGTGGACCCCAGCCTGACCCCTGAGAGCTGA
- the ARRDC1 gene encoding arrestin domain-containing protein 1 isoform X1, which translates to MGRVQLFEISLSHGRVVYSPGEPLAGTVRVRLGAPLPFRAIRVTCTGSCGVSNKANDAAWVAEEDYFNSSLSLADKGSLPAGEHSFPFQFLLPATAPTSFEGPFGKIVHQVRAAIHTPRFSKDHKCSLVFYILSPLNLNSIPDIEQPNVASATKKFSYKLVKTGSVVLTASTDLRGYVVGQALQLHADIENQSGKDTSPVVASLLQKVSYKAKRWIHDVRTIAEVEGAGVKAWRRAQWHEQILVPALPQSALPGCSLIHIDYYLQVSLKAPEATVTLPVFIGNIAVNHAPLSPRPGPGLPPWAPPLVVPSAPPQEEAEAAAGGPHFLDPVSLSTKSHSQQQPLLATLGSVPGAPEPCPQDGSPASYPLRPPLCISTGATVPYFAEGSGGPVPTTSTLILPPEYSSWGYPYGESRARAWQGGDARSPMQTLLSPRRGPTVL; encoded by the exons CCATCCGGGTGACCTGCACGGGTTCCTGCGGGGTCTCCAACAAGGCTAACGACGCAGCGTGGGTAGCGGAGGAGGACTACTTCAACAGTTCCCTGTCGCTGGCGGACAAGG GGAGTCTGCCCGCTGGTGAGCACAGCTTCCCCTTCCAGTTCCTGCTTCCTG CCACAGCACCCACATCCTTTGAGGGTCCTTTTGGGAAGATCGTGCACCAGGTGAGGGCCGCCATCCACACGCCACGGTTTTCCAAGGATCACAAGTGCAGCCTCGTGTTCTATATCTTGAGCCCCCTGAATCTGAACAGCATCCCAGACATTGAG CAACCCAATGTGGCCTCTGCCACCAAGAAGTTCTCCTACAAGCTGGTGAAGACAGGCAGCGTGGTCCTCACAGCCAGCACTGATCTCCGCGGCTATGTGGTGGGGCAGGCACTGCAGCTGCACGCCGACATTGAGAACCAGTCAGGCAAGGACACCAGCCCTGTGGTGGCCAGTCTGCTGCAG AAAGTGTCCTATAAGGCCAAGCGCTGGATCCACGACGTACGGACCATTGCAGAGGTGGAGGGTGCGGGCGTCAAGGCCTGGCgacgggcacagtggcatgaGCAGATCCTGGTGCCTGCTTTGCCCCAGTCGGCCCTGCCAGGCTGCAGCCTCATCCACATCGACTACTACTTACAG GTCTCTCTGAAGGCACCGGAAGCTACTGTGACCCTCCCGGTCTTCATTGGCAATATTGCTGTGAACCATGCCCCACTGAGCCCCCGGCCAGGTCCAGGGCTGCCTCCCTGGGCCCCACCCCTGGTGGTGCCTTCTGCACCACCCCAGGAGGAGGCCGAGGCTGCGGCTGGCGGCCCCCACTTCTTGGACCCGGTCTCCCTCTCCACCAAGAGCCATTCGCAGCAGCAGCCCCTGCTGGCCACCTTGGGTTCTGTGCCTGGTGCCCCCGAGCCCTGTCCTCAGGATGGCAGCCCTGCCTCATATCCGCTGCGGCCTCCCTTGTGCATTTCAACAGGTGCCACTGTCCCCTACTTTGCAGAGGGCTCTGGGGGGCCAGTGCCTACCACCAGCACCTTGATTCTTCCTCCAGAGTACAGCTCTTGGGGCTACCCCTATGGTGAGTCAAGGGCCAGGGCTTGGCAGGGAGGGGACGCCAGGAGCCCCATGCAGACCCTGCTTTCTCCCCGCAGAGGCCCCACCGTCCTATGA
- the ARRDC1 gene encoding arrestin domain-containing protein 1 isoform X3: MGRVQLFEISLSHGRVVYSPGEPLAGTVRVRLGAPLPFRAIRVTCTGSCGVSNKANDAAWVAEEDYFNSSLSLADKGSLPAGEHSFPFQFLLPATAPTSFEGPFGKIVHQGSSLPTPAKPLPGPPPKQPNVASATKKFSYKLVKTGSVVLTASTDLRGYVVGQALQLHADIENQSGKDTSPVVASLLQKVSYKAKRWIHDVRTIAEVEGAGVKAWRRAQWHEQILVPALPQSALPGCSLIHIDYYLQVSLKAPEATVTLPVFIGNIAVNHAPLSPRPGPGLPPWAPPLVVPSAPPQEEAEAAAGGPHFLDPVSLSTKSHSQQQPLLATLGSVPGAPEPCPQDGSPASYPLRPPLCISTGATVPYFAEGSGGPVPTTSTLILPPEYSSWGYPYGESRARAWQGGDARSPMQTLLSPRRGPTVL, encoded by the exons CCATCCGGGTGACCTGCACGGGTTCCTGCGGGGTCTCCAACAAGGCTAACGACGCAGCGTGGGTAGCGGAGGAGGACTACTTCAACAGTTCCCTGTCGCTGGCGGACAAGG GGAGTCTGCCCGCTGGTGAGCACAGCTTCCCCTTCCAGTTCCTGCTTCCTG CCACAGCACCCACATCCTTTGAGGGTCCTTTTGGGAAGATCGTGCACCAG GGATCCAGCCTGCCCACACCTGCTAAGCCTCTCCCTGGCCCTCCCCCAAAGCAACCCAATGTGGCCTCTGCCACCAAGAAGTTCTCCTACAAGCTGGTGAAGACAGGCAGCGTGGTCCTCACAGCCAGCACTGATCTCCGCGGCTATGTGGTGGGGCAGGCACTGCAGCTGCACGCCGACATTGAGAACCAGTCAGGCAAGGACACCAGCCCTGTGGTGGCCAGTCTGCTGCAG AAAGTGTCCTATAAGGCCAAGCGCTGGATCCACGACGTACGGACCATTGCAGAGGTGGAGGGTGCGGGCGTCAAGGCCTGGCgacgggcacagtggcatgaGCAGATCCTGGTGCCTGCTTTGCCCCAGTCGGCCCTGCCAGGCTGCAGCCTCATCCACATCGACTACTACTTACAG GTCTCTCTGAAGGCACCGGAAGCTACTGTGACCCTCCCGGTCTTCATTGGCAATATTGCTGTGAACCATGCCCCACTGAGCCCCCGGCCAGGTCCAGGGCTGCCTCCCTGGGCCCCACCCCTGGTGGTGCCTTCTGCACCACCCCAGGAGGAGGCCGAGGCTGCGGCTGGCGGCCCCCACTTCTTGGACCCGGTCTCCCTCTCCACCAAGAGCCATTCGCAGCAGCAGCCCCTGCTGGCCACCTTGGGTTCTGTGCCTGGTGCCCCCGAGCCCTGTCCTCAGGATGGCAGCCCTGCCTCATATCCGCTGCGGCCTCCCTTGTGCATTTCAACAGGTGCCACTGTCCCCTACTTTGCAGAGGGCTCTGGGGGGCCAGTGCCTACCACCAGCACCTTGATTCTTCCTCCAGAGTACAGCTCTTGGGGCTACCCCTATGGTGAGTCAAGGGCCAGGGCTTGGCAGGGAGGGGACGCCAGGAGCCCCATGCAGACCCTGCTTTCTCCCCGCAGAGGCCCCACCGTCCTATGA
- the ARRDC1 gene encoding arrestin domain-containing protein 1 isoform X4 → MGRVQLFEISLSHGRVVYSPGEPLAGTVRVRLGAPLPFRGSLPAGEHSFPFQFLLPATAPTSFEGPFGKIVHQVRAAIHTPRFSKDHKCSLVFYILSPLNLNSIPDIEGSSLPTPAKPLPGPPPKQPNVASATKKFSYKLVKTGSVVLTASTDLRGYVVGQALQLHADIENQSGKDTSPVVASLLQKVSYKAKRWIHDVRTIAEVEGAGVKAWRRAQWHEQILVPALPQSALPGCSLIHIDYYLQVSLKAPEATVTLPVFIGNIAVNHAPLSPRPGPGLPPWAPPLVVPSAPPQEEAEAAAGGPHFLDPVSLSTKSHSQQQPLLATLGSVPGAPEPCPQDGSPASYPLRPPLCISTGATVPYFAEGSGGPVPTTSTLILPPEYSSWGYPYGESRARAWQGGDARSPMQTLLSPRRGPTVL, encoded by the exons GGAGTCTGCCCGCTGGTGAGCACAGCTTCCCCTTCCAGTTCCTGCTTCCTG CCACAGCACCCACATCCTTTGAGGGTCCTTTTGGGAAGATCGTGCACCAGGTGAGGGCCGCCATCCACACGCCACGGTTTTCCAAGGATCACAAGTGCAGCCTCGTGTTCTATATCTTGAGCCCCCTGAATCTGAACAGCATCCCAGACATTGAG GGATCCAGCCTGCCCACACCTGCTAAGCCTCTCCCTGGCCCTCCCCCAAAGCAACCCAATGTGGCCTCTGCCACCAAGAAGTTCTCCTACAAGCTGGTGAAGACAGGCAGCGTGGTCCTCACAGCCAGCACTGATCTCCGCGGCTATGTGGTGGGGCAGGCACTGCAGCTGCACGCCGACATTGAGAACCAGTCAGGCAAGGACACCAGCCCTGTGGTGGCCAGTCTGCTGCAG AAAGTGTCCTATAAGGCCAAGCGCTGGATCCACGACGTACGGACCATTGCAGAGGTGGAGGGTGCGGGCGTCAAGGCCTGGCgacgggcacagtggcatgaGCAGATCCTGGTGCCTGCTTTGCCCCAGTCGGCCCTGCCAGGCTGCAGCCTCATCCACATCGACTACTACTTACAG GTCTCTCTGAAGGCACCGGAAGCTACTGTGACCCTCCCGGTCTTCATTGGCAATATTGCTGTGAACCATGCCCCACTGAGCCCCCGGCCAGGTCCAGGGCTGCCTCCCTGGGCCCCACCCCTGGTGGTGCCTTCTGCACCACCCCAGGAGGAGGCCGAGGCTGCGGCTGGCGGCCCCCACTTCTTGGACCCGGTCTCCCTCTCCACCAAGAGCCATTCGCAGCAGCAGCCCCTGCTGGCCACCTTGGGTTCTGTGCCTGGTGCCCCCGAGCCCTGTCCTCAGGATGGCAGCCCTGCCTCATATCCGCTGCGGCCTCCCTTGTGCATTTCAACAGGTGCCACTGTCCCCTACTTTGCAGAGGGCTCTGGGGGGCCAGTGCCTACCACCAGCACCTTGATTCTTCCTCCAGAGTACAGCTCTTGGGGCTACCCCTATGGTGAGTCAAGGGCCAGGGCTTGGCAGGGAGGGGACGCCAGGAGCCCCATGCAGACCCTGCTTTCTCCCCGCAGAGGCCCCACCGTCCTATGA